From a region of the Actinomadura luzonensis genome:
- a CDS encoding MarR family winged helix-turn-helix transcriptional regulator, whose translation MTSMPVSERLGAHVKRAEQALNAAKNAALKPAGLTVPQYSALLHLGENPGISAAALARACGVTPPTMNTVLKNLQELGLVERTPHEWHKNILETRLTPEGERARAAADARAVRLERALAAQFTDEERQTLVALLGRCADFLESSRTG comes from the coding sequence ATGACGTCCATGCCCGTCTCCGAGCGCCTGGGGGCGCACGTCAAGCGCGCGGAGCAAGCGCTCAACGCGGCCAAGAACGCCGCCCTCAAGCCGGCCGGCCTGACCGTGCCGCAGTACTCGGCGCTGCTCCACCTCGGCGAGAACCCCGGCATCTCGGCCGCTGCCCTGGCCCGGGCCTGCGGCGTCACCCCGCCGACGATGAACACCGTGCTCAAGAACCTCCAGGAGCTCGGCCTCGTCGAGCGCACCCCGCACGAGTGGCACAAGAACATCCTGGAGACCCGGCTCACGCCCGAGGGCGAGCGGGCGAGGGCCGCCGCCGACGCCCGCGCCGTCCGCCTGGAGCGCGCCCTCGCCGCCCAGTTCACCGACGAGGAGCGGCAGACGCTGGTCGCGCTCCTCGGCCGCTGCGCCGACTTTCTCGAATCGTCCCGAACCGGCTGA
- a CDS encoding MFS transporter yields the protein MSQTTLAPPGPAVRMPWAALTALFAAAFTAVMTELLPAGLLPGLAAALGVPESRAGFLVTGYAAASTLAAIPLTALVRGLRRRPVLVTALGGFALLNAVTALSSWYAVTFAARLLAGVMGGLLWAMLVGYAARLVPEERRGRAIAIVSAGITVALCVGIPAGAALAGALGWRAAFAALACLAGALAAFARWKVPDLPGEAAGERTPLRRVAARPGVRTVLGVTAAVLVGHQAVYTYLAPLAALSGTAATGVVLLVFGAGTVAGIWVTGAVIDRWPRAALLAVLAVMAAVMPLLGGAASLAASLPLTLIGAALWGAAFGGVPTLLQTALVRAAGPADADVATSMQTTVYNAGIAGGSLAGGLVLESAGAAALPWAALPLLAGALAVAVAARRHAFPARHAVPRPAPRSARRPVRQD from the coding sequence ATGTCCCAGACCACCCTCGCCCCGCCGGGGCCCGCCGTGCGGATGCCGTGGGCGGCGCTGACGGCCCTGTTCGCCGCCGCGTTCACCGCCGTCATGACCGAGCTGCTGCCCGCCGGGCTGCTGCCCGGCCTCGCCGCGGCCCTGGGCGTGCCCGAGAGCCGCGCCGGGTTCCTCGTCACCGGCTACGCCGCGGCGTCCACCCTGGCCGCGATCCCGCTGACCGCCCTGGTGCGCGGGCTGCGGCGGCGGCCCGTCCTGGTCACCGCGCTCGGCGGCTTCGCGCTGCTCAACGCCGTGACCGCGCTGTCGTCCTGGTACGCCGTCACCTTCGCCGCGCGGCTGCTGGCCGGCGTCATGGGCGGGCTGCTGTGGGCCATGCTCGTCGGGTACGCCGCCCGCCTGGTGCCCGAGGAACGGCGCGGCCGGGCCATCGCGATCGTCTCGGCCGGCATCACGGTCGCGTTGTGCGTCGGCATCCCGGCGGGCGCGGCGCTGGCCGGGGCGCTCGGCTGGCGGGCCGCCTTCGCCGCGCTCGCCTGCCTGGCGGGCGCGCTGGCGGCGTTCGCGCGGTGGAAGGTGCCGGACCTTCCCGGCGAGGCGGCGGGGGAGCGGACGCCGCTGCGCCGGGTGGCGGCGCGGCCCGGCGTCCGGACCGTGCTCGGCGTCACCGCGGCGGTGCTGGTCGGGCACCAGGCCGTGTACACGTACCTGGCGCCGCTGGCCGCGCTGTCCGGGACGGCGGCGACGGGCGTCGTGCTGCTGGTGTTCGGGGCCGGGACGGTCGCCGGGATCTGGGTCACCGGCGCGGTGATCGACCGGTGGCCGCGGGCCGCGCTGCTGGCGGTGCTGGCCGTGATGGCAGCGGTCATGCCCCTGCTCGGCGGCGCCGCGTCCCTTGCCGCGTCCCTACCCCTGACTCTGATCGGCGCGGCACTGTGGGGGGCGGCCTTCGGGGGAGTGCCGACGCTGCTGCAGACGGCGCTGGTGCGAGCCGCCGGACCGGCCGACGCCGACGTGGCCACCTCCATGCAGACCACCGTCTACAACGCGGGCATCGCCGGGGGGTCGCTGGCCGGGGGCCTGGTGCTGGAATCCGCCGGCGCGGCGGCCCTGCCGTGGGCCGCGCTGCCGCTGCTGGCCGGCGCCCTGGCGGTGGCGGTCGCGGCCCGGCGGCACGCGTTCCCCGCCCGCCATGCTGTCCCTCGCCCCGCCCCTCGCTCTGCCCGTCGTCCTGTGCGGCAGGATTGA
- a CDS encoding alpha/beta fold hydrolase — translation MTIVVDGVEIAYEEAGPATGRAMDRGTGSGAVVFVHASVGDMRMWDHQFRSSSERHRVIRYDRRGFGRSGDATGEVCHHEDLLAVLDALNIGRAVLVGASMGGGYAVEAALAAPSRVAGLVLVGAGLPGHTWPPEMLEQARERVHSSVPADRLKSYRHGTAAHVDPADVRAMAEAHTLWQVAGPDRGRDALSDEVWEAAVEMCELVFLRSWSVPSPPERFLDPPAAGRLAEVSAPTLVINGLSDVPGIQEVSRILAKGIPGARLLELPSTGHLPSVERPEQVTRALTAFITETLNP, via the coding sequence GTGACGATCGTCGTGGACGGCGTGGAGATCGCCTACGAGGAAGCGGGCCCGGCCACGGGCAGGGCCATGGACAGGGGCACGGGCAGCGGCGCGGTCGTGTTCGTGCACGCCAGCGTGGGCGACATGCGCATGTGGGACCACCAGTTCCGGTCGTCGTCCGAGCGGCACCGGGTGATCCGCTACGACCGGCGCGGCTTCGGCCGCTCCGGCGACGCCACGGGCGAGGTGTGCCACCACGAGGACCTGCTGGCCGTGCTCGACGCCCTGAACATCGGCCGGGCGGTCCTGGTCGGCGCGTCGATGGGCGGCGGGTACGCCGTCGAGGCGGCCCTCGCCGCGCCGTCCCGGGTGGCGGGTCTCGTGCTGGTCGGCGCGGGCCTGCCGGGCCACACCTGGCCGCCCGAAATGCTGGAGCAGGCCCGCGAGCGCGTGCACTCCTCGGTGCCCGCCGACCGTCTGAAGAGCTACCGCCACGGCACGGCCGCGCACGTGGACCCGGCGGACGTGCGGGCGATGGCGGAGGCGCACACGCTCTGGCAGGTCGCGGGCCCCGACCGCGGCCGGGACGCGCTGAGCGACGAGGTGTGGGAGGCCGCGGTGGAGATGTGCGAGCTGGTCTTCCTGCGCTCCTGGTCCGTCCCGAGTCCGCCGGAGCGCTTCCTCGACCCGCCGGCCGCGGGCCGCCTGGCGGAGGTCTCCGCGCCCACCCTGGTGATCAACGGCCTGTCGGACGTGCCCGGCATCCAGGAGGTGTCACGCATCCTGGCCAAGGGCATCCCGGGCGCGCGCCTGCTCGAACTCCCCAGCACGGGCCACCTGCCGTCCGTCGAACGCCCGGAGCAGGTGACCCGGGCGCTGACCGCGTTCATCACCGAGACCCTGAACCCCTGA
- a CDS encoding GNAT family N-acetyltransferase: MTAASLPGILAAAERGRPPAPDGGLTVVPQSSPRDLGVIAFTAHSVVFADLPAAWVRDRLSPGDLSAPLGPPFLLDLARRTGRRAGTLDLLALAAPLPGPAPLALERSAGLEHARAARAWRYRDEVRVWVCEGGLLCVGRGVGGRWEVAVEVEPAHRGRGLGRLLATAARHLAPRPLWAQIAPGNAASVRAFLAAGYVPLGAEVLLTPP, from the coding sequence ATGACGGCGGCGTCCCTGCCGGGCATCCTCGCCGCCGCCGAACGCGGCCGGCCGCCCGCGCCGGACGGCGGTCTGACGGTGGTGCCGCAGTCGTCCCCGCGCGACCTGGGCGTCATCGCGTTCACCGCGCACTCGGTGGTCTTCGCCGACCTGCCGGCCGCCTGGGTGCGCGACCGGCTGTCGCCCGGCGACCTGTCGGCGCCGCTCGGCCCGCCGTTCCTGCTGGACCTGGCGCGGCGGACCGGGCGGCGCGCCGGGACGCTGGACCTGCTCGCGCTCGCGGCGCCGCTGCCCGGCCCGGCGCCGCTCGCGCTGGAGCGGAGCGCCGGGCTGGAGCACGCGCGGGCGGCTCGGGCCTGGAGGTACCGGGACGAGGTCCGCGTGTGGGTGTGCGAGGGCGGCCTGCTCTGCGTGGGGCGGGGCGTGGGCGGCCGGTGGGAGGTCGCCGTGGAGGTCGAGCCGGCGCACCGGGGGCGGGGGCTCGGCCGGCTGCTCGCCACGGCCGCCCGCCACCTGGCTCCCCGGCCGCTGTGGGCGCAGATCGCCCCGGGCAACGCGGCGAGCGTGCGGGCGTTCCTGGCCGCCGGGTACGTGCCGCTCGGCGCCGAGGTCCTGCTGACGCCGCCCTGA
- a CDS encoding Dps family protein codes for MPTKRSTKATKAKADSQPWLHVNGVEIQEFGTVRMFPLGLSRDARMYSCERLNQILADTQILYALYKKHHWLMRGPTFYQLHLLLDKHAEEQVELVDKIAERVQTLGGVAVGDPRHVAEITVIPRPPNGCEEVPAMLSRLIEAHETILVACHDAASRAQEMGDDGTNDLLVSEVIRTNELQTWFLIEHLVDTPLIEKPEGERTH; via the coding sequence ATGCCGACCAAACGTTCCACCAAGGCCACCAAGGCCAAGGCAGACAGCCAGCCGTGGCTGCACGTCAACGGCGTGGAGATCCAGGAGTTCGGCACCGTGCGGATGTTCCCGCTCGGCCTGTCGCGGGACGCGCGCATGTACTCGTGCGAGCGCCTCAACCAGATCCTCGCCGACACGCAGATCCTCTACGCCCTGTACAAGAAGCACCACTGGCTGATGCGCGGCCCCACCTTCTACCAGCTCCACCTGCTGCTGGACAAGCACGCCGAGGAGCAGGTCGAACTCGTGGACAAGATCGCCGAACGGGTGCAGACGCTCGGCGGCGTCGCCGTCGGGGACCCGCGCCACGTCGCCGAGATCACCGTGATCCCGCGGCCCCCGAACGGCTGCGAGGAGGTGCCCGCGATGCTCTCCCGCCTGATCGAGGCGCACGAGACGATCCTGGTCGCCTGCCACGACGCCGCGTCCCGTGCGCAGGAGATGGGCGACGACGGCACCAACGACCTGCTGGTGTCCGAGGTGATCCGGACCAACGAGCTGCAGACGTGGTTCCTCATCGAGCACCTGGTGGACACGCCGCTCATCGAGAAGCCCGAGGGCGAGCGCACGCACTGA
- a CDS encoding TetR/AcrR family transcriptional regulator gives MVVYAGQGDARRSMALLWRAGQERGEPRPGPKPGLSVDVIVDAAIEVADAEGMAALSMRKVGERLGRTGMALYTYVPSKGELVDLMYDQAMAELPAEYDLSGGWRPAVTAWAEQTRAFYLRHPWILQVSQARPVLGPNEFAALETLVGVLRATGLRPPRVRGVVALLYDFVRGAARTVAESRQAPSETGVSDEEWWRARSSLLEEVAPGFAERYPMARWVESEDDWPGEDIPYLEHRVRETFLAGLEVILDGVEAAVRDAAPR, from the coding sequence TTGGTCGTCTACGCCGGTCAGGGGGACGCCCGCCGTTCGATGGCGCTGCTGTGGCGCGCCGGGCAGGAGCGGGGCGAGCCGCGGCCGGGCCCCAAGCCGGGGCTGAGCGTCGACGTGATCGTCGACGCGGCGATCGAGGTGGCCGACGCCGAGGGCATGGCGGCGCTGTCGATGCGCAAGGTCGGCGAGCGGCTGGGGCGCACCGGGATGGCGCTCTACACGTACGTGCCGAGCAAGGGCGAGCTGGTCGACCTCATGTACGACCAGGCCATGGCCGAGCTGCCCGCCGAGTACGACCTGAGCGGCGGCTGGCGGCCGGCCGTCACCGCGTGGGCCGAGCAGACCCGCGCCTTCTACCTGCGCCACCCGTGGATCCTCCAGGTGTCGCAGGCCCGGCCGGTGCTGGGGCCGAACGAGTTCGCCGCGCTGGAGACCCTGGTCGGCGTGCTGCGCGCGACCGGGCTGCGGCCGCCCCGGGTGCGGGGCGTGGTGGCCCTGCTGTACGACTTCGTGCGCGGCGCGGCCAGGACGGTCGCCGAGTCGCGCCAGGCCCCGTCGGAGACCGGCGTGTCGGACGAGGAGTGGTGGCGGGCCCGCTCGTCGCTGCTGGAGGAGGTGGCGCCCGGGTTCGCCGAGCGCTACCCGATGGCGCGGTGGGTGGAGTCGGAGGACGACTGGCCCGGCGAGGACATTCCGTACCTGGAGCATCGGGTGCGCGAGACGTTCCTGGCGGGCCTGGAGGTGATCCTCGACGGCGTCGAGGCGGCCGTCCGCGACGCCGCGCCGCGCTGA
- a CDS encoding SMP-30/gluconolactonase/LRE family protein, with protein sequence MRSYFFFDGGIVLMIRMSAVLASAVLAGALAAPPALADAAGPAAAPRTTTAPRVTTAYELPGDRVYPEGITADPRTGVLYAASWADGTVYELTPGRRVAATFLPAGSDGRDTANGLEADDAGRLWVTDSTSGVFVYDTRTRELLARFDVPAGAPSFVNDLAVAPDGAVYVTDSLRAVVYRVTPAQFERARGGAAELTPFAALEAALDPHADGAYTLNGIVTDPSGRYLLTADMTGGDLFRVDLATRAVRRVTLRGGDMLHADGLELRQGTLWAVHNTADTISRWHVAAGGGTATVEKRLTDPALQLPTTLARVKGTLYVVRSQFDRGGPLGDEGAPQIPFTVAAVRGL encoded by the coding sequence ATGCGTTCTTACTTCTTCTTCGATGGAGGGATCGTCCTGATGATCCGCATGTCCGCCGTCCTGGCGTCCGCGGTCCTGGCCGGCGCGCTCGCCGCGCCGCCCGCCCTGGCCGATGCCGCCGGCCCGGCCGCCGCGCCGCGCACCACCACCGCGCCGCGCGTCACCACCGCGTACGAGCTGCCCGGCGACCGCGTCTACCCCGAGGGCATCACCGCCGACCCGCGCACCGGCGTCCTGTACGCGGCCTCCTGGGCCGACGGCACCGTCTACGAGCTGACGCCCGGCCGGCGGGTCGCCGCGACCTTCCTGCCGGCCGGCTCCGACGGCCGCGACACCGCCAACGGCCTGGAGGCCGACGACGCGGGCCGGCTGTGGGTGACCGACTCCACCAGCGGTGTCTTCGTCTACGACACGCGCACCCGGGAGCTGCTGGCCCGCTTCGACGTCCCGGCCGGGGCGCCGAGCTTCGTCAACGACCTGGCCGTCGCCCCCGACGGCGCGGTCTACGTCACCGACAGCCTGCGCGCCGTCGTCTACCGGGTCACGCCCGCGCAGTTCGAGCGGGCGCGGGGCGGAGCCGCGGAGCTGACCCCGTTCGCCGCGCTGGAGGCCGCGCTCGACCCGCACGCGGACGGGGCGTACACGCTCAACGGCATCGTCACCGACCCGTCCGGGCGCTACCTGCTGACCGCCGACATGACCGGCGGCGACCTGTTCCGCGTGGACCTCGCCACCCGCGCCGTGCGGCGGGTCACGCTGCGCGGCGGCGACATGCTGCACGCCGACGGGCTGGAGCTGCGCCAGGGCACGCTGTGGGCGGTGCACAACACCGCCGACACGATCAGCCGCTGGCACGTCGCGGCGGGCGGGGGCACGGCCACCGTGGAGAAGCGGCTCACCGACCCGGCGCTGCAGCTCCCGACGACGCTGGCGCGGGTGAAGGGGACGCTCTACGTCGTGCGGTCCCAGTTCGACCGGGGCGGGCCGCTGGGGGACGAGGGCGCGCCGCAGATCCCGTTCACGGTCGCCGCAGTGCGCGGCCTCTGA
- a CDS encoding OPT/YSL family transporter, whose amino-acid sequence MARAPKRRRSAPEAAVSASGTAGPAALGAASGGVGRGPPRRALVVSLAIGAVLGTGLSALNVVLTFTVGTGFGGAIVVVLAGGAVLRLVRLLSWPALFVAYATASGGSLAVAGLDAAVGAALLRGGEPSWPALAGLALLANLAGIGAGLLLAPSVVSDASLRYPALWPVIDLMRTLTRPGGGEAAGDGGQRVLLVAAAAGALVAAAATLTGHDSVRLGPGLPSYVAVSLSPMLFGLGLRISGAAAVWVAGGAGYSVLTWGLSASSGGGEGYVEHLGSPYVVAVGAGLLLGYGVGFVVRERGCGGARSRLLGAGRRGAYEKGVERRVTGEGSASKALAVAAVAGGYGAVVVVLGVVLRDVPAGLFVAAGLPAMTLLFALLLNRVNAAIGLAPVAVLQYLAIVVLALLRVPAPVGYAVAGLVCCVSLASAYFVEAAKVAHHAPPGETPPRRVLLSCQAFGSAVGALAGVGLLYAVARSGAAGTAVLPAPVATAIAFLDDLLRGSARQAASAGAYLAAAGGLGAVLSWWPAAMPTMLGLGILLPPATSSAVVAGGVVRRLLRGRVVAGGGSLAATAGSGLILGGGLASAVLLPLRALLP is encoded by the coding sequence GTGGCCAGGGCCCCCAAGCGGCGGCGCTCCGCTCCCGAGGCCGCGGTGTCCGCGTCCGGGACGGCGGGCCCCGCCGCGTTGGGCGCGGCCAGTGGCGGGGTCGGGCGGGGGCCGCCCCGCCGGGCTCTGGTCGTGTCGCTCGCGATCGGCGCGGTGCTCGGGACCGGGCTGAGCGCGCTCAACGTCGTCCTCACCTTCACCGTCGGCACCGGCTTCGGCGGCGCCATCGTCGTCGTGCTGGCCGGCGGCGCCGTCCTGCGGCTGGTCCGGCTGCTGAGCTGGCCGGCCCTGTTCGTCGCGTACGCCACCGCCTCGGGCGGGTCGCTCGCGGTCGCCGGGCTGGACGCGGCCGTGGGCGCGGCGCTCCTGCGCGGCGGCGAGCCGTCCTGGCCCGCCCTGGCCGGTCTCGCGCTGCTGGCGAACCTGGCCGGCATCGGCGCGGGGCTGCTGCTGGCCCCGTCCGTCGTCAGCGACGCGTCGCTGCGCTATCCCGCGCTGTGGCCGGTCATCGACCTCATGCGGACGCTCACCCGGCCGGGCGGCGGCGAGGCGGCCGGGGACGGCGGGCAGCGCGTGCTGCTCGTGGCCGCGGCGGCGGGCGCGCTCGTCGCGGCGGCGGCGACGCTGACCGGGCACGACAGCGTGCGGCTCGGCCCGGGGCTGCCGTCCTACGTGGCGGTGTCGTTGTCGCCCATGCTGTTCGGGCTGGGGCTCAGGATCTCGGGCGCGGCGGCGGTCTGGGTGGCGGGCGGGGCCGGCTACTCGGTACTGACGTGGGGGTTGTCCGCGTCGTCCGGCGGGGGTGAGGGGTATGTGGAGCATCTGGGGTCGCCGTACGTGGTGGCGGTGGGGGCGGGGTTGCTGCTCGGGTACGGGGTGGGCTTCGTGGTGCGGGAGCGGGGCTGCGGCGGCGCACGATCGCGGCTCCTCGGGGCGGGGCGGCGCGGGGCGTACGAGAAAGGTGTCGAGCGGCGGGTGACGGGGGAGGGGAGCGCTTCGAAGGCTCTCGCCGTGGCGGCGGTGGCCGGCGGGTACGGCGCGGTCGTCGTCGTGCTCGGCGTCGTGCTGCGGGACGTGCCGGCCGGGCTGTTCGTCGCGGCCGGGCTGCCCGCCATGACGCTGCTGTTCGCCCTGCTGCTCAACCGTGTCAACGCCGCCATCGGCCTGGCCCCCGTCGCGGTCCTGCAGTATCTGGCGATCGTCGTGCTCGCGTTGCTGCGCGTCCCCGCCCCGGTCGGGTACGCCGTCGCCGGGCTCGTGTGCTGCGTCTCCCTCGCCTCGGCCTACTTCGTCGAGGCGGCCAAGGTGGCGCACCACGCGCCGCCCGGTGAGACGCCTCCGCGGCGGGTGCTGCTGTCCTGCCAGGCGTTCGGGAGCGCCGTCGGCGCGCTCGCCGGGGTCGGCCTGCTGTACGCGGTGGCCAGGAGCGGGGCCGCCGGCACGGCCGTCCTTCCCGCGCCCGTCGCGACGGCGATCGCGTTCCTCGACGACCTGCTGCGCGGCTCGGCGCGGCAGGCGGCCTCGGCCGGGGCGTACCTGGCGGCGGCGGGCGGGCTGGGGGCCGTCCTGTCGTGGTGGCCGGCGGCGATGCCGACCATGCTCGGCCTCGGGATCCTGCTCCCGCCCGCGACGTCGTCCGCCGTCGTGGCGGGCGGGGTCGTGCGGCGCCTGCTCCGCGGGCGGGTGGTCGCCGGCGGCGGCTCCCTGGCGGCGACGGCCGGGTCGGGGCTGATCCTCGGGGGTGGGCTGGCCAGCGCCGTCCTGCTGCCGCTGCGCGCCCTGCTGCCGTGA
- a CDS encoding MmcQ/YjbR family DNA-binding protein: MIDDEVAARLREICLGLPEAAEKPFGGHTAPSYRVREKLFVMTSEDGRSMTFKAGPGVQEAMVSAQPDRFFVPDYVGGKGWLGARLDVEQDWDELDELIRDSYRLVAPKRLAALLDSAG; this comes from the coding sequence ATGATCGACGATGAGGTGGCGGCGCGGCTGCGGGAGATCTGCCTGGGCCTGCCGGAAGCGGCGGAGAAACCCTTCGGCGGGCACACCGCGCCGTCCTACCGGGTGCGGGAGAAGCTGTTCGTCATGACCAGCGAGGACGGGCGGTCGATGACGTTCAAGGCCGGGCCGGGCGTGCAGGAGGCGATGGTGAGCGCCCAGCCCGACCGGTTCTTCGTGCCCGACTACGTCGGCGGCAAGGGCTGGCTCGGCGCGCGGCTCGACGTCGAGCAGGACTGGGACGAGCTCGACGAGCTGATCAGGGACAGCTACCGGCTCGTCGCGCCCAAACGCCTGGCCGCGCTCCTGGACAGCGCGGGCTGA
- the uppS gene encoding polyprenyl diphosphate synthase gives MTGPLPRHVGLIIDGNRRWARQKGLPNPSIGHQYGAEHIQDVLSWCEGLGIRHLTVFLCSTENLQRRGDAEVAFLLKVIEEMVAERLARPDARWRVHVAGLLDMLPDTTARALKNAVEATRTCATGFHLTLAIGYGGRQEVIDALRELLYERAEAGQSMHELAETLTADDLAGHLYTAGQPDPDLVIRTSGEQRMSNFLLWQAAYSELYFCEAYWPAFREIDFLRALRSFAARQRRFGG, from the coding sequence ATGACCGGCCCGCTGCCCCGCCACGTCGGCCTCATCATCGACGGCAACCGCCGCTGGGCCAGGCAGAAGGGCCTGCCCAACCCGAGCATCGGCCACCAGTACGGCGCCGAGCACATCCAGGACGTGCTGTCGTGGTGCGAGGGCCTCGGCATCAGGCACCTGACGGTGTTCCTGTGCTCGACGGAGAACCTCCAGCGGCGCGGCGACGCGGAGGTGGCCTTCCTGCTCAAGGTCATCGAGGAGATGGTCGCCGAACGGCTGGCCCGCCCGGACGCCCGCTGGCGCGTGCACGTCGCGGGGCTGCTCGACATGCTGCCCGACACCACCGCCCGCGCGCTGAAGAACGCCGTCGAGGCCACCCGCACCTGCGCGACCGGCTTCCACCTGACGCTCGCCATCGGCTACGGCGGCCGGCAGGAGGTCATCGACGCGCTGCGCGAGCTGCTGTACGAGCGGGCCGAGGCCGGGCAGTCCATGCACGAGCTGGCCGAGACACTGACCGCCGACGACCTGGCCGGCCACCTCTACACCGCCGGGCAGCCGGACCCCGACCTGGTCATCCGCACCAGCGGCGAGCAGCGCATGTCGAACTTCCTGCTGTGGCAGGCGGCCTACTCCGAGCTGTACTTCTGCGAGGCGTACTGGCCGGCCTTCCGCGAGATCGACTTCCTGCGCGCGCTGCGCAGCTTCGCCGCCCGCCAGCGGCGCTTCGGCGGCTGA
- a CDS encoding MerR family transcriptional regulator: MRIGELSRRTGVPTRMLRYYEEQDLLHPDRAGNGYRDYPEQAVYRVQQIRGLLDSGLTTDIIRRIIPFLDRPDDIHLHPDCLTPELADLLRAEAARIQQRVECLSRNRDRILAYLAAVEAAKR; the protein is encoded by the coding sequence ATGCGGATCGGGGAGCTGTCGCGGCGCACCGGCGTGCCCACGCGGATGCTGCGCTACTACGAGGAGCAGGACCTCCTGCACCCGGACCGGGCGGGCAACGGCTACCGGGACTACCCGGAGCAGGCGGTGTACCGCGTCCAGCAGATCCGGGGGCTGCTCGACTCGGGGCTGACCACGGACATCATCCGCCGCATCATCCCGTTCCTCGACCGTCCGGACGACATCCACCTGCACCCCGACTGTCTCACCCCCGAGCTGGCCGACCTGCTCAGGGCCGAGGCGGCGCGCATCCAGCAGCGGGTGGAGTGCCTGTCCCGCAACCGCGACCGCATCCTCGCCTACCTCGCCGCGGTCGAGGCGGCGAAGAGATGA
- a CDS encoding small ribosomal subunit Rsm22 family protein — protein MLPDDLSAALDKALARHSPQELARSVAQLTERYRAGAPAETAHMRGEADVAAYAAYRMPATYAAAATAMRHAAALMPGFEPVSQLDAGGGTGAAVWAAADLWPSLREVTVIEREPHVLDLGRRLARTSGAAGVRGAAWRQAAVRPGLDRPRADLATMSYALGELPEQDRPDVVRWLARDAALVIVVEPGTPAGYATIAAAREALVQEGLSVVAPCPHDGACPIRPGQDWCHFSVRLPRTSLHRRLKAGTLSFEDEKFSYVAATAVPRPRPAARVLRHPQKRKGLVSLRLCTETDGLRDEIVSKRQGELYRQARDVGWGDAWPGGGPEHD, from the coding sequence ATGCTGCCCGACGACCTCAGCGCCGCCCTGGACAAGGCCCTGGCCCGTCACTCGCCCCAGGAGCTGGCCCGCTCGGTCGCGCAGCTCACCGAGCGCTACCGGGCCGGCGCCCCCGCCGAGACCGCTCACATGCGCGGCGAGGCGGACGTCGCCGCGTACGCCGCCTACCGCATGCCCGCCACGTACGCCGCCGCCGCGACCGCCATGCGGCACGCGGCGGCCCTGATGCCGGGGTTCGAGCCGGTCAGCCAGCTCGACGCGGGCGGCGGCACGGGCGCGGCGGTCTGGGCGGCCGCGGACCTGTGGCCGTCCCTGCGCGAGGTCACCGTCATCGAGCGCGAGCCGCACGTCCTCGACCTGGGCCGGCGTCTGGCCCGTACGTCCGGCGCGGCCGGGGTGCGCGGCGCCGCGTGGCGGCAGGCGGCCGTCCGCCCGGGCCTGGACCGGCCCCGCGCCGACCTGGCGACCATGTCGTACGCGCTGGGCGAGCTGCCCGAACAGGACCGGCCGGACGTCGTGCGCTGGCTCGCCCGCGACGCCGCCCTGGTGATCGTCGTCGAGCCGGGCACCCCCGCCGGTTACGCGACGATCGCCGCCGCCCGCGAGGCCCTGGTGCAGGAGGGGCTGAGCGTCGTCGCCCCCTGCCCGCACGACGGCGCCTGCCCCATCCGGCCCGGCCAGGACTGGTGCCACTTCTCGGTACGGCTGCCCAGGACGTCCCTGCACCGCCGGCTCAAGGCGGGCACCCTCAGCTTCGAGGACGAGAAGTTCTCCTACGTCGCCGCCACCGCCGTTCCCCGGCCGCGCCCCGCCGCCCGGGTGCTGCGTCACCCGCAGAAGCGCAAGGGCCTGGTGTCGTTGCGCCTGTGCACCGAGACGGACGGCCTGCGCGACGAGATCGTCTCCAAGCGGCAGGGCGAGCTCTACCGCCAGGCCAGGGACGTCGGCTGGGGGGACGCCTGGCCGGGCGGCGGCCCTGAGCACGACTGA
- the aroQ gene encoding gamma subclass chorismate mutase AroQ has translation MRSRSVWRVALVVVALVAGLGPLQGPEALDGLVGLAVRRLRLADEVAAAKYVTGAPVTDAARERRLLERVGEESAGVGLAPAIGVRFFRAQIEAGKAVQRGLHARWRADPASAPRRPPDLATGVRPRLDRLTLPMVRLLLRLGPLREEPGRCRDALVRAWPAARAGLDRLHRDALGVALAPLCAPEPAARAPEPPRSAAPAAAGAGRRACLSACARPRASR, from the coding sequence ATGCGTTCTCGCAGCGTGTGGAGGGTGGCGCTGGTCGTCGTCGCGCTCGTGGCCGGTCTGGGTCCGCTCCAGGGGCCAGAGGCGCTGGACGGGCTGGTCGGGCTGGCGGTACGGCGGCTGCGGCTGGCCGACGAGGTGGCGGCGGCCAAGTACGTCACCGGCGCGCCGGTCACCGACGCGGCGCGGGAGCGGCGGCTGCTGGAGCGGGTCGGCGAGGAGTCGGCCGGTGTCGGGCTGGCTCCAGCGATCGGCGTGCGGTTCTTCCGGGCGCAGATCGAGGCGGGGAAGGCGGTGCAGCGCGGCCTGCACGCGCGCTGGCGCGCGGACCCGGCGTCCGCTCCCCGTCGCCCGCCCGACCTGGCCACCGGCGTGCGGCCGCGGCTCGACCGGCTCACTCTCCCGATGGTGCGCCTGCTGCTGCGGCTCGGCCCGTTGCGGGAGGAGCCGGGACGCTGCCGGGACGCGCTCGTCCGGGCGTGGCCGGCCGCGCGGGCGGGGCTCGACCGGCTGCACCGCGACGCGTTGGGCGTGGCCCTCGCCCCGCTGTGCGCCCCCGAGCCCGCCGCACGCGCGCCGGAGCCGCCCCGGTCCGCCGCGCCGGCAGCCGCCGGGGCCGGTCGACGGGCGTGCCTCAGTGCGTGCGCTCGCCCTCGGGCTTCTCGATGA